From Terriglobia bacterium, one genomic window encodes:
- the ada gene encoding bifunctional DNA-binding transcriptional regulator/O6-methylguanine-DNA methyltransferase Ada gives MHSQEFNSQSPRVPSDDLRWQAVLNRDTQSDKAFVFAVRSTGIYCRPSCPARRPQRAQVVFFPEPNAAERSGFRPCRRCHPRDEVRRDPQAEMVSRVCAIIDSGSEETVTLDALSAQVGLSPHHLQRTFKRLMGITPRQYAEACRLKNFKAHLRNGRNVTTALYEAGYGSSSRLYEKTGPHLGMTPTAYRKGGKGMMIRYTVNNSPLGRLLVAATNRGICFLSLGDSDRPLEQVLHEEYPSAEIRREESGLGQWVNSIVKHLQGNQPQLKLPLDVRATAFQWEVWHKLQSIPYGQTRSYSDVARSLGRPRAARAVARACATNRVSIVIPCHRVVREDGHLGGYRWGIKRKETLLSMEQRKSASLRKAAGA, from the coding sequence TTGCATTCACAAGAATTCAATTCCCAATCCCCAAGAGTACCATCCGATGATTTGCGGTGGCAGGCCGTTCTAAACCGGGACACCCAATCAGACAAGGCCTTCGTGTTTGCGGTTCGCTCGACGGGGATCTATTGTCGTCCGTCCTGCCCGGCGCGTCGCCCGCAGCGCGCGCAGGTGGTTTTCTTCCCGGAGCCGAACGCGGCAGAGCGCTCAGGCTTCCGACCTTGTCGCCGCTGCCACCCTCGGGATGAGGTCCGTCGCGATCCTCAGGCCGAGATGGTCAGCCGCGTCTGCGCCATTATTGACTCAGGTTCGGAAGAGACTGTGACCCTGGATGCACTGAGCGCCCAAGTTGGTCTCAGTCCTCATCACCTCCAGAGAACCTTCAAGCGGTTGATGGGAATTACACCGCGACAGTATGCAGAAGCCTGCCGCCTGAAGAATTTCAAGGCGCATTTGCGCAACGGCCGGAATGTGACGACTGCCCTGTACGAGGCAGGCTACGGGTCGAGCAGTCGTCTTTATGAAAAGACCGGCCCACATCTCGGCATGACCCCGACCGCTTATCGAAAAGGAGGAAAAGGAATGATGATCCGCTACACGGTAAACAACTCGCCGCTGGGCCGCCTTCTGGTGGCGGCAACCAACCGCGGAATTTGCTTTCTAAGTTTGGGAGACTCTGACCGGCCGCTCGAACAGGTGCTTCACGAGGAATATCCGTCCGCTGAGATTCGTCGCGAGGAATCGGGCCTGGGTCAGTGGGTCAACTCCATCGTGAAACACCTTCAAGGAAACCAACCTCAACTCAAACTGCCCCTCGATGTCCGAGCGACCGCATTTCAGTGGGAGGTGTGGCACAAACTGCAGTCCATCCCATATGGACAAACACGGAGTTATAGCGATGTTGCCCGGTCCCTGGGCCGACCCCGGGCGGCTCGAGCGGTTGCCCGCGCGTGCGCGACGAATCGCGTGTCGATCGTGATTCCCTGCCATCGGGTGGTCAGGGAAGACGGCCACCTGGGTGGTTATCGCTGGGGGATCAAGCGTAAGGAAACGCTGCTATCGATGGAGCAAAGGAAATCTGCAAGTTTACGGAAGGCGGCGGGAGCTTAG
- a CDS encoding multicopper oxidase domain-containing protein, with amino-acid sequence MVAIVFGILGLSSATLANQQVGQTVLLGSTIPKFVEPVPTFNGRRADGTRAGRLLTLTAEEFQQQILPSSFYEKLPTSVIYRDPVTGKIVARINPRKGTYVWGYKVNDGNRILGPSYPGPTIVAERGTPTNVKLVNNLVPFPGLPGPLLQKFLTVDLSFHWANPLNQSMSIPGTDPSTGLDLGNPAFYGGPQPMTVHLHGAEVPSAFDGGPDTWFTPGKTIKGNGFVSDLYSYLNNQEATTLWYHDHVLGETRLNVYSGLAAFYLLRGDPEADVYPPLPNGDQEVELLIQDKQFDSNGQLFFPDGNPPGAGLNGDPGNPTLHAYAIPEFFGDVIVVNGKSWPYMSVEPRRYRFHFLNGSNARMYALQLADKAGNTSGPKVPTIWQIGSDGGLFDKPVKIDAFTPFTFDPTGGFTGFPGPRLFFAPAERMDVIIDFSGFQGQTFTLVNDANHPFPGGDPSDPTLDGLIMQFRVNKHLSSADLSFNPAAHGATLRNRDRIVRLADGKAGLAPGVRVDNTRRLVLIEQEDPDTGAPVKVVINNTHYDGNTPMGAFPWQNGMPITDSIPYNNGNINVTEIPQIGSTEVWEFINLTPDAHPIHIHLIQFQVLSRQVYNVGDVVPPIVTPGTYRFDAWEAAFGSGGARYGDGPPLDYLSTTPMGGNPDVTPYLIGSPLPPDPNEAGWKDTLKMYPGTVTRLVTRWAPQDVEVGHVHGGQNRFAFDPTAPLGIKNDGFGFPGGPGYMVHCHILDHEDNDMMRPFELSFSPQH; translated from the coding sequence ATGGTGGCTATTGTTTTTGGTATCTTGGGGCTTAGCTCCGCGACGCTAGCGAACCAACAGGTTGGCCAAACCGTTTTGCTCGGATCAACCATTCCGAAGTTCGTGGAGCCAGTCCCCACCTTTAACGGGAGACGAGCGGATGGTACCCGGGCCGGGCGTCTTCTCACGCTCACGGCGGAGGAGTTTCAGCAACAAATTCTCCCGTCCAGCTTTTATGAGAAATTGCCGACCTCAGTCATATACAGGGACCCTGTTACCGGCAAGATTGTGGCCAGGATCAACCCTCGAAAAGGCACCTATGTTTGGGGGTACAAAGTCAATGATGGGAATAGGATCCTGGGTCCTTCGTATCCCGGCCCCACCATTGTGGCCGAGCGAGGTACCCCCACAAATGTGAAACTGGTCAACAACCTGGTTCCTTTTCCTGGTTTACCCGGGCCCTTGCTCCAGAAATTTCTCACGGTGGATCTCTCTTTTCACTGGGCCAACCCCCTGAATCAATCCATGTCAATTCCGGGCACCGATCCCTCCACCGGTCTTGACTTAGGGAATCCGGCCTTCTATGGCGGGCCCCAGCCCATGACGGTGCACTTGCATGGGGCAGAGGTACCCTCGGCCTTTGATGGTGGCCCGGACACCTGGTTCACCCCGGGCAAAACCATTAAGGGAAACGGCTTTGTCTCGGACCTGTACTCCTATCTCAACAACCAGGAAGCCACCACTCTGTGGTACCACGACCACGTCCTCGGTGAGACGCGTCTGAATGTTTATTCCGGACTGGCGGCCTTCTACCTTCTCAGGGGTGATCCGGAGGCAGACGTCTATCCGCCACTACCCAATGGGGACCAGGAGGTTGAGCTGCTCATCCAGGACAAACAGTTCGACAGCAATGGTCAGTTGTTTTTCCCGGATGGGAATCCTCCGGGCGCAGGTCTGAACGGCGATCCGGGCAACCCCACACTTCATGCCTACGCCATCCCTGAGTTTTTCGGCGATGTCATCGTGGTCAACGGCAAGAGCTGGCCGTACATGAGCGTTGAACCCCGGCGCTATCGCTTCCACTTCCTGAACGGCAGCAATGCGAGGATGTATGCCTTGCAGCTGGCAGATAAGGCGGGCAATACCTCCGGGCCGAAAGTCCCGACTATTTGGCAGATCGGCTCTGATGGCGGTCTGTTTGACAAGCCAGTGAAAATTGATGCCTTCACGCCTTTTACGTTCGACCCCACCGGTGGTTTCACGGGTTTCCCTGGACCACGGTTGTTCTTCGCCCCGGCGGAGCGGATGGATGTCATCATCGACTTCTCCGGTTTTCAGGGACAGACCTTCACCCTGGTGAACGATGCCAATCATCCCTTTCCAGGGGGTGATCCCTCGGACCCCACGCTCGATGGGCTTATCATGCAGTTCCGCGTCAACAAGCATCTCTCTTCAGCTGACCTCAGTTTCAATCCAGCCGCGCACGGCGCGACTCTGCGCAATCGCGACAGGATCGTCCGCCTGGCCGACGGCAAAGCGGGCCTGGCCCCCGGGGTGAGAGTGGATAATACCCGGCGGCTGGTGCTCATCGAGCAGGAAGATCCCGACACCGGCGCCCCCGTGAAGGTAGTAATCAATAATACCCATTATGATGGAAATACGCCTATGGGCGCGTTCCCCTGGCAAAATGGGATGCCGATCACGGACTCGATCCCTTATAACAATGGCAACATCAATGTAACGGAGATTCCTCAGATAGGCTCCACCGAGGTCTGGGAGTTTATTAATCTCACCCCGGATGCCCACCCCATCCATATCCACCTGATTCAGTTCCAGGTCCTAAGCCGGCAGGTGTACAACGTTGGGGATGTCGTACCTCCTATCGTTACTCCCGGGACCTACCGGTTTGATGCGTGGGAAGCCGCCTTTGGAAGTGGAGGAGCCCGATACGGCGATGGGCCGCCCTTGGATTACCTGAGCACCACGCCGATGGGCGGTAATCCGGATGTGACCCCGTATCTGATAGGCAGTCCGCTCCCGCCCGATCCCAATGAGGCCGGGTGGAAGGACACCTTGAAGATGTACCCGGGCACAGTGACACGCCTTGTCACCCGCTGGGCCCCGCAGGATGTCGAGGTGGGCCATGTGCATGGGGGGCAGAACAGGTTTGCCTTTGACCCGACGGCGCCTTTGGGGATCAAAAACGACGGGTTTGGCTTCCCTGGTGGACCGGGCTATATGGTGCATTGCCATATCTTGGACCATGAAGACAACGACATGATGCGACCGTTCGAGTTAAGCTTCTCGCCCCAGCATTAG
- a CDS encoding SpoIIE family protein phosphatase: MWSPPSSEGPDLSGVGLDRQARHLRVHAVKVFVRDQDQSLRFFVDQLGFEVAFDARLQSGDRWVAVSPPDGTAVLTLVAPQPESYEYQLIGRPTGVVFVTDNVAAKYIEWHKRGVRFHFAPRLRRVRYERPATAAPSKMSSTPGEEQPPAWGGVFTRFSDVDGNSFDLVGFDEVSREVEAQRRASAERLESERRAAQELEIARQVQARFFPQTLPRIKALEYAGICIQARQVGGDYYDFLDLSQGRFGLVVGDISGKGIAAALLMANLQANLRSQCATAWDNPQGLLQSVNRMFYENTPESAYATLFFAEYDEAKRRLRYVNCGHLSALLLRSDHTIEKLDSTCTVLGLFREWDGTIAERQLLTGDTLVLCTDGITESFNDEEEDFGEQRLIEALQRHRDQAPQELIASIVAEVRQFSPREQQDDITLIVAKCGGEGEKKPR, from the coding sequence ATGTGGAGTCCTCCTTCATCTGAGGGACCAGACCTGTCCGGTGTCGGCCTGGATCGCCAGGCCCGCCACCTGCGTGTCCACGCCGTTAAGGTTTTCGTCCGAGATCAGGATCAAAGCCTGCGATTCTTCGTTGATCAACTCGGGTTTGAGGTAGCATTTGATGCCCGACTGCAATCCGGTGACCGTTGGGTCGCGGTCTCCCCTCCCGACGGCACGGCGGTGCTCACGCTGGTCGCCCCTCAGCCCGAATCCTATGAATACCAGCTCATCGGTCGGCCTACCGGCGTTGTTTTCGTCACCGACAATGTGGCCGCCAAGTACATTGAATGGCACAAGCGCGGGGTTCGCTTTCATTTTGCACCACGCCTCCGGCGTGTCCGCTATGAGCGCCCGGCGACAGCCGCGCCTTCGAAGATGTCGTCGACACCGGGCGAGGAGCAGCCACCGGCCTGGGGAGGAGTGTTCACTCGCTTCAGCGATGTGGATGGAAACTCCTTTGATCTGGTCGGCTTCGATGAAGTGAGCCGGGAGGTCGAAGCGCAACGACGGGCCAGTGCGGAGAGGCTGGAGTCAGAGCGCCGCGCGGCCCAGGAGCTGGAGATTGCAAGACAGGTGCAGGCAAGATTCTTCCCCCAAACGCTGCCGCGCATCAAGGCACTCGAATACGCGGGGATCTGTATTCAAGCCCGCCAGGTCGGCGGCGACTATTACGATTTCCTGGATCTGAGTCAAGGGCGTTTCGGATTAGTCGTCGGCGACATTTCGGGGAAAGGAATCGCCGCGGCCCTACTGATGGCCAATCTACAGGCGAATCTCCGCAGCCAGTGCGCGACCGCGTGGGATAACCCCCAGGGCCTGCTGCAATCGGTGAACCGGATGTTTTACGAGAACACGCCCGAAAGCGCCTACGCCACCCTCTTCTTCGCGGAATACGACGAAGCGAAGCGCCGCCTGCGCTACGTGAACTGCGGCCATCTTTCAGCGCTTCTCCTGAGGAGCGATCATACCATCGAGAAGCTCGATTCCACGTGCACGGTCCTGGGACTCTTCCGGGAATGGGATGGCACAATAGCGGAACGCCAACTTCTCACCGGAGATACCCTCGTCCTTTGCACCGACGGGATTACTGAATCGTTCAACGACGAGGAAGAGGATTTCGGGGAACAGCGGCTGATCGAAGCGCTGCAGCGGCATCGAGATCAGGCTCCACAAGAGTTGATCGCATCGATTGTTGCGGAAGTCCGCCAGTTCAGCCCTCGCGAACAGCAAGACGATATTACTCTCATCGTGGCTAAGTGCGGGGGAGAGGGGGAGAAGAAGCCGAGATAA
- a CDS encoding VOC family protein, with translation MAAPVVHFEIMGKDGKKLQDFYSKLFDWEIDANNPMNYGLVKASGKGGIGGGVGAAQAGAPGYVTFYVAVPDLDACLKKIESMGGKTLVPPTEIPNLVTFAMFLDPEGHTIGLVKG, from the coding sequence ATGGCCGCACCCGTGGTTCACTTTGAGATTATGGGAAAAGATGGAAAGAAACTTCAAGACTTTTACAGCAAATTGTTCGATTGGGAGATCGATGCCAACAATCCGATGAATTATGGTCTGGTTAAGGCCAGTGGGAAGGGAGGCATCGGGGGCGGAGTTGGAGCCGCCCAGGCGGGAGCGCCCGGGTACGTGACTTTTTATGTGGCGGTCCCTGACCTCGATGCCTGCTTAAAGAAGATCGAGAGCATGGGCGGCAAGACGCTCGTGCCTCCCACCGAGATTCCTAACCTGGTCACCTTCGCCATGTTCCTGGACCCGGAGGGCCACACCATTGGACTGGTAAAAGGATGA